ACGGCGGCGAGGAGGGGGTCAAGATTTCTTGGATCTTCGCGAGGGACGTCCGCATGATGTCGGCGAAGAAATCGGAGATCGTCCCGTTGCGAAAAAAACTGTTGTTGTACTGCACCTCCGCGAGCAGGAGTTTGGCCAAGCACTCCCAGTCGCCGACGTGGTTGTCGATCAAGGCCTGGGTGGTCAAGGGGACAGGCTTGCCGTTGATCTCGACGGCCACGTACTTCAGGATTTTGCGCTGAAGATCCTCGACCACCGGCCAGTCGCTCAGCTTGGGGACGGCGGCCATCGCGAGGCTGGTGGGATAGCGGGCCATGATCTCCAGGCCCTCAAAGGCCGGCATCTTAGATAGGATGAAGGGCCGCTCGCGGTCGTCGCCGTCGGTCAGGGAGATGGATTTCGGGTCGCGGAGGTCCATGCTACACCGTGCCCGTGATTACTTGAAACATGAAGCCATAAGTCTTTGTTTTTAAACGACCACTGCTCGCCAGGGAGTTTCCAAACGGGGCATCGGTCAGGAACCCGTTCGAGAAGGTGATGACGCTCCCGTCGGGGTAAAGGATGGTGATGGTAATGACATCCTGGGCGTTGGCCTGCCCTGAGTCGCGTTGTTCGCGGCCGCGAGGGTGGCCAGGTTGATGTCGTCGAGCGACCCCGGGATGACGCTGATGGTGACCGGTTTACCGATCGCCCGGCTCCACTTGATGAGGTCCCCGTTCACGCCCATCGCGGTGTCGGCGATCTTCACGCTCGACATGTCGAACGGATCGGAATCGTCGGCCAGTTGGGTGATCGCGATACCGACCGGAAAAGTGCTGGACGCGACGAGGCTGATCGCCGAGCCAAAGCCAGTGATGTCGTTTGCCATTGTTTAAACTCCGTTAAATGAGGATGTCCGAGCCCTGGATCAGGCGGATGTCGTCGTCCTTGGAATAGATCAGCGTGTAGACCGCCTTGTATTCGGTGACCCCGTCGACGACGTAGGGTTCGATGACCACGTTCACCCAATAGCCGATGTTTTGAACTTGCTTCCAGGCCGTCGGGCTGCCGGTGATTTGGCCGATGTAAAGCTGCTGGTCGATTGAGAGCGTTTTGCCGACCGAGATCGTCCCGTTGAACAGGGCCTGGTTGATGATGCTCTGCAAGGTGGAGAGGATCTGCACTTGGCCGGCGGCGTTCGCCGGAACCTGGGACAACGCGAGGAGCAGGTTCATCAACGCGGCACCGAGGGCGTCTTGAACCAGATCTCGTCGGCGTACACGTTCTGGTCGGACGGGTTGACGGGCAGGCCCAGCATGACCCCGCGCTGGTAGAAGGAGAGCAACTGTCCGGCGGTTTGGGTCTGGCCGTAGTAATTGACCAGGAGGGCGTCGTAGGTCTGCTGGGAAGCCGAGGTGGTGACCGACGGGGTCAGGGCGAAGATCTGGAACATGTAGTTCTGGACGCTGTTCCGCTGGGTGTAGTCGGTCGCGGCCAGGATCATCATCGGGGCCATCTCGGGGAATTCTGCGGTGGCAACGGGGGCGGGGGATTGAAGCGTGAGGGAGACGCCGCCGATGTCGGCCAGGGCCGCAGACCATGACGAGGCGTTGGCGGGGGTGACGTTGACCGAGTAGATGAACTGGATGTTCGGGGTGAGGCTGTTGTTCCAGGTCGCGGCCGCAACGGTGTTGGCTTCGGACAGGGCCAGTGCGAAGGTGGTGGTGAACGAACCGAAGTTGTTGCTGACGCCGATCAATGCGTTCAGATTCGCGGAGATCGTCTGCGCCGTCGTGCCGTTCGAGAGGATCGCTCCGGTCAGCCAACCGAGCGGCCCGGCGAGGTCGTTACTCACGGCCGCCGTCACGGCGATCGTGTCCGCCCCGGTCGCCCCGCCGGTGAGCGTGAAGCGGCTGTTGGTCGAGTCGTAGGCGACGGTCGCGCCCGTCCACGCGGCCCCGCCCGCGCTGTACGCCTGGATGGCCGTCTGGATGTCGGTGGCGACCGCCGCGAGGCTCCCGGCCGAGCCGAGGTTGATGCCGGTCATGGTGTGGGTAACCGCCCATCGTCAGGTCGAGTTCGCCGGACGTGATGGCGTGAACGTCGCGAGCGCGTACGTCCCGCTGGCGCCGTAGATCAGATCGGCGGTCGCCACGTCGTCGTTCCAGAACCAGAAGCTGATCTGCTGGGGGGCGGTGATGTTCTTGCTCACCCACCCGAAGTAGAACTCGGCGCGGGCATATTCTTCCGACCCGGTGCCGAAATACGTGCCCACATCCGCCGCCGAAGTGAAGCTCTTGACTACTCCGCTCGGGACGAGCGCGTTGCCCGTGATGATCAATGCCCCGAGGTTGCGGGTGGAGACGTTCGAGGCCGCGCCGATGCCGGATGTGATTGAGACGTAATTTGAAATTGGTATAGGCATCTGATTCTCCTATGTTTTTTCCTGATGCTGGTCCGTGATTACACGGTTGCGATTTGAATCTCGGTGGTCTGTAGGATCGGCGCCGTCGTAACAATGACTTGTTTATGGCATAAGGTTACGTCGAATGAGGGACTCGCCTCGAACCGGTCGCGGTCGTCTGAGAAGTACGGATTTCGCACGTCGGTGATTCGCTCGACACCGACCCCTTGGGCTTCCAAGGCCGCGACGGTCGCGCTGCTTTGCAAGATGTAAGCGATCGCATTGAGTATGTCGGACGCGGTGTACTGAGTCGGGGTACTCGGATTCTGGGTGGCCAGGGCGCTGAACTGGAGGGTCGTCTCGTACTGCTGGGTTTCGGTGTGGACCATCTGACTGTTGACCGCGTCCCAGATGTCGGTCACGCCGCGGAACCCATACCGCTTGTCGCCGACCTTATAGAGGTAGACGGTCGGCACGGTGTTCACCCCTTGCTGCGTCGGCTGGAAGGCCTGCGCGAGGGGGGT
This is a stretch of genomic DNA from Fimbriiglobus ruber. It encodes these proteins:
- a CDS encoding phage gateway protein, coding for MLDNQLISLVISTIIAQEAAAGIPGTPLAQAFQPTQQGVNTVPTVYLYKVGDKRYGFRGVTDIWDAVNSQMVHTETQQYETTLQFSALATQNPSTPTQYTASDILNAIAYILQSSATVAALEAQGVGVERITDVRNPYFSDDRDRFEASPSFDVTLCHKQVIVTTAPILQTTEIQIATV